A region from the Gossypium hirsutum isolate 1008001.06 chromosome A08, Gossypium_hirsutum_v2.1, whole genome shotgun sequence genome encodes:
- the LOC107930521 gene encoding WD repeat domain-containing protein 83 translates to MSTSELPRKEANVLKGHEGAVLAARFNSDGNYCLSCGKDRTIRLWNPHRGIHIKTYKSHGREVRDVHVTLDNSKLCSCGGDRQIFYWDVSTGRVIRKFRGHDGEVNAVKFNEYASVVVSTGYDRSLRAWDCRSHSTEPIQIIDSFSDTVMSVCLTKTEIIGGSVDGTVRTFDIRIGREISDDLGQPVNCISLSNDNNCILANCLDSTLRLLDRSTGELLQEYKGHACKSYKMDCCLTNSDAHVTCGSEDGSIFFWDLVDASVVSKFRAHSSVVTSVSYHPKDNCMITSSVDSTVRVWKT, encoded by the coding sequence atgagcaCATCGGAGCTGCCAAGGAAAGAAGCCAATGTCCTAAAAGGCCACGAAGGTGCGGTTTTAGCAGCCAGATTCAACAGCGATGGCAATTATTGCCTCAGCTGCGGCAAAGACCGCACCATCCGTCTTTGGAACCCCCACCGTGGCATCCACATCAAAACCTACAAATCTCACGGCCGCGAAGTACGCGACGTCCATGTCACCCTGGATAACTCTAAGCTGTGTTCTTGTGGTGGAGACCGACAGATTTTCTATTGGGATGTTTCCACCGGTCGTGTTATTCGCAAGTTTCGTGGCCATGACGGCGAGGTAAACGCGGTGAAGTTTAATGAGTATGCATCTGTGGTAGTATCTACCGGTTATGATAGATCGTTGCGTGCTTGGGACTGTAGGTCTCACAGCACTGAACCCATACAGATAATTGACTCATTTTCGGACACTGTTATGTCTGTTTGTTTAACCAAGACCGAAATTATTGGTGGGAGTGTTGATGGAACTGTTCGAACATTTGATATTCGTATCGGTCGAGAAATATCAGATGACTTAGGGCAACCTGTCAACTGTATCTCATTGTCAAATGACAATAACTGCATATTAGCTAATTGCTTGGATTCAACTTTACGACTTTTAGATAGGTCCACAGGTGAACTATTGCAAGAATATAAAGGACATGCTTGCAAGTCCTACAAAATGGATTGCTGCCTAACCAACAGTGATGCGCATGTAACTTGTGGCTCTGAGGATGGCTCGATTTTCTTCTGGGATTTAGTAGATGCATCTGTGGTTTCAAAATTTCGAGCTCATTCATCAGTGGTAACAAGTGTGAGTTACCACCCGAAAGACAACTGTATGATAACCTCCTCCGTGGATAGCACTGTTCGAGTTTGGAAAACATGA
- the LOC107930507 gene encoding EVI5-like protein yields MDRSRGINDYEPGPVPSESRVDRYGFIKQNVSNSSAAEGLGKSREARRVRKWRKMIGVGGSDWKHYVRRKPHVVKRRIRKGIPDCLRGLVWQLISGSRDLLLMNPGVYEQLVIYETSASELDIIRDISRTFPTHVFFQQRHGPGQRSLYNVLKAYSVFDRAVGYVQGMGFLAGLLLLYMSEEDAFWLLVALLKGAVHAPMEGLYQVGLPLVQQYLFQFEHLVREHLPKLGEHFSREMINPSMYASQWFITVFSYSFPFPLALRIWDVFLFEGVKIVFKVGLALLKYCHDDLINLSFEKLIHALRNFPEDAMNPDILLPMAYSIKVSRSLGESKIEYEKQNRKPKIEA; encoded by the exons ATGGACAGGAGTAGAGGAATCAACGACTATGAACCTGGACCGGTTCCTTCAGAAAGCCGTGTGGACAGATATGGGTTTATAAAGCAGAATGTTAGTAATAGTAGTGCTGCAGAAGGCTTAGGAAAGAGTAG GGAAGCTAGAAGAGTTAGGAAATGGAGGAAAATGATTGGGGTTGGTGGGAGTGATTGGAAACATTATGTAAGGAGAAAGCCTCATGTTGTTAAAAGGCGTATAAGGAAAGGAATTCCCGATTGTTTAAGGGGTCTTGTTTGGCAGTTGATCTCTGGAAGCCGAGACCTTTTGCTGATGAACCCAGGGGTCTATGAG CAACTTGTAATATATGAGACATCTGCTTCAGAACTAGATATAATCCGAGATATATCCCGCACCTTTCCGACGCATGTTTTCTTTCAGCAGAGGCATGGACCTGGTCAGAGGTCCCTTTACAATGTTTTAAAGGCGTACTCTGTCTTCGACAGAGCTGTTGGCTATGTCCAG GGAATGGGCTTTTTAGCAGGTCTTTTACTTCTTTATATGAGTGAAGAGGATGCATTTTGGTTATTGGTTGCATTACTAAAAGGAGCCGTTCATGCTCCTATGGAAGGATTATATCAG GTGGGGCTGCCTCTTGTACAACAGTACCTGTTTCAGTTTGAGCACTTAGTGAGGGAGCACTTGCCAAAGTTGGGTGAGCATTTTAGCCGGGAGATGATAAATCCAAGCATGTATGCTAGCCAGTGGTTCATAACTGTATTCTCATACTCTTTCCCATTTCCTTTGGCTCTTCGAATTTGGGATGTATTTCTCTTTGAG ggTGTTAAGATTGTCTTTAAGGTTGGTTTGGCCCTTTTGAAGTACTGCCATGATGATTTG ATAAATTTATCCTTTGAGAAACTCATTCATGCTTTGCGTAACTTCCCGGAGGATGCAATGAATCCTGATATATTGCTGCCCATGGCTTATTCAATCAAG GTATCCCGGAGCTTAGGAGAATCGAAAATCGAGTACGAGAAGCAAAATAGAAAGCCGAAGATTGAAGCATAA